A single region of the Streptomyces caelestis genome encodes:
- a CDS encoding ABC transporter ATP-binding protein, translating to MTGVDSGPAGVDDGADRGPDGADGGFIELDGVEKVFDVRKKTGFMKRERRQVRAVDSISFRVERGEMVGYIGPNGAGKSTTIKMLTGILTPSAGRLRVAGIDPSRDRTRLAHRIGVVFGQRTTLWWDLPLVDSYRLMHRMYRIPDARYRENLDRLVELLGLDDLLDVPVRQLSLGQRMRGDIAAALLHDPEVLYLDEPTIGLDVVSKSKVREFLRELNAERGTTVLLTTHDLQDIEQLCKRVMVIDHGRLMYDGPLAGLHEAGESERTLVVDLERELPPIDAPAPARVVRVDGPRQWLAFPAAESAAPLVARIAAEYPLVDLSVREPDIEAVIAKMLHSLGDTPKPPPEQAERAVS from the coding sequence ATGACCGGGGTGGACAGCGGGCCGGCCGGGGTGGACGACGGGGCGGACAGGGGGCCGGACGGGGCGGACGGCGGGTTCATCGAACTCGACGGCGTCGAGAAGGTCTTCGACGTGCGCAAGAAGACCGGCTTCATGAAACGGGAACGGCGGCAGGTCCGGGCCGTCGACTCGATCTCCTTCCGCGTGGAACGCGGCGAGATGGTCGGCTACATCGGCCCGAACGGCGCCGGCAAGTCGACCACGATCAAGATGCTGACCGGCATCCTCACCCCGAGCGCCGGCCGGCTCCGGGTCGCCGGCATCGACCCCTCCCGCGACCGCACGCGGCTGGCGCACCGCATCGGCGTGGTGTTCGGGCAGCGTACGACGCTGTGGTGGGACCTTCCGCTGGTCGACTCGTACCGGCTGATGCACCGCATGTACCGGATCCCGGACGCCCGTTACCGCGAGAACCTCGACCGTCTGGTCGAACTCCTCGGTTTGGACGACCTCCTGGACGTGCCGGTACGGCAGCTCTCTCTCGGGCAGCGCATGCGCGGCGACATCGCGGCGGCCCTGCTGCACGACCCGGAGGTGCTGTACCTCGACGAGCCGACCATCGGCCTCGACGTCGTGTCCAAGTCCAAGGTGCGGGAGTTCCTGCGCGAGTTGAACGCCGAGCGCGGCACGACGGTGCTGCTGACCACGCACGACCTCCAGGACATCGAGCAGTTGTGCAAGCGGGTGATGGTCATCGACCACGGGCGCCTGATGTACGACGGCCCGCTCGCCGGGCTGCACGAGGCGGGGGAGAGCGAGCGGACCCTGGTGGTGGACCTGGAGCGGGAACTGCCGCCGATCGACGCCCCGGCACCCGCCCGGGTCGTCCGGGTGGACGGTCCGCGGCAGTGGCTGGCGTTCCCGGCGGCGGAGTCGGCGGCGCCGCTCGTCGCGCGGATCGCGGCGGAGTACCCGCTGGTGGACCTGTCGGTGCGGGAGCCGGACATCGAGGCGGTGATCGCGAAGATGCTGCATTCATTGGGGGACACCCCCAAACCCCCGCCGGAACAGGCCGAGCGGGCGGTCTCGTAG
- a CDS encoding SGNH/GDSL hydrolase family protein, producing MTRGRDGGVGVSPTKYRALLAGLVAAIVALSTAVYVGVASDDGTHSRNAIANSRLPNNSAAPASTGTWVGTWSTSPAAAEPGTETTGMADRSVRNVVHTSVGGTSARVTLSNLYGQSPLSITQASVAVAAGSGTPAALSDTMRQVTFNGGPTVVIPPGRQVMSDAVRIVIPPDADVLITTYTPTSSGPVTYHPRARQISYVAQGDHVADATGAPYTEQSMYWRYLTALDVLSNESEGTVVVLGDSLTDGITSTVGANNRWTDVLSDRLRAEIAAGRDLPRYSVVNQGISGNRVLTDGLGRPADNPSGLNRFARDVLERTNVKVVVIDLGVNDILRNPRLADPEAILGGLRTMVGQAHARGLKVVGATLMPFGGHRGYSDGRETVRQQINAEIRAGRVFDAVADFDKALRDPYDPRRLRADYDSGDHLHPSDKGYARMAEAFDLESLKGSAPAEL from the coding sequence ATGACCCGGGGTCGTGACGGGGGTGTGGGGGTTTCCCCCACCAAATACCGTGCCCTTCTGGCCGGGCTGGTCGCAGCCATCGTGGCCCTTTCCACCGCCGTATACGTCGGAGTGGCGTCCGACGACGGCACACACAGCCGGAACGCCATCGCCAACAGCCGTCTTCCGAACAACTCGGCCGCCCCCGCCTCCACCGGCACCTGGGTCGGCACCTGGTCCACCTCCCCGGCCGCGGCCGAGCCCGGTACGGAGACGACCGGCATGGCGGACCGTTCGGTGCGCAACGTCGTCCACACCAGCGTCGGCGGTACGAGTGCCCGCGTGACGCTGTCCAATCTGTACGGCCAGTCGCCGCTGAGCATCACGCAGGCCTCGGTCGCGGTCGCCGCCGGCAGCGGTACGCCCGCGGCGCTCTCGGACACGATGCGGCAGGTGACCTTCAACGGCGGCCCGACGGTCGTCATCCCGCCCGGCCGGCAGGTGATGAGCGACGCCGTGCGCATCGTCATCCCGCCCGACGCGGACGTCCTGATCACCACGTACACGCCGACCAGCTCCGGCCCGGTGACGTACCACCCTCGCGCCCGGCAGATCTCCTACGTCGCCCAGGGCGACCACGTGGCGGACGCGACGGGCGCGCCGTACACCGAGCAGAGCATGTACTGGCGTTACCTGACCGCGCTGGACGTGCTGAGCAACGAGTCCGAGGGGACGGTCGTCGTCCTCGGCGACTCGCTCACCGACGGGATCACCTCCACCGTCGGCGCCAACAACAGGTGGACCGACGTCCTGTCCGACAGGCTACGCGCGGAGATCGCCGCCGGGCGGGACCTGCCCCGCTACAGCGTCGTCAACCAGGGCATCAGCGGGAACCGGGTCCTCACGGACGGGCTGGGCCGGCCGGCGGACAACCCCAGCGGGCTGAACCGCTTCGCGCGGGACGTGCTGGAGCGGACGAACGTCAAGGTCGTCGTCATCGACCTCGGGGTCAACGACATCCTGCGCAATCCGCGGCTCGCCGATCCGGAGGCGATTCTCGGCGGGTTGCGCACGATGGTCGGGCAGGCGCATGCGCGGGGGCTGAAGGTCGTGGGGGCGACGCTGATGCCGTTCGGTGGGCACCGGGGGTACTCGGACGGGCGGGAGACTGTGCGGCAGCAGATCAACGCGGAGATCCGGGCGGGGCGGGTCTTCGACGCGGTGGCCGACTTCGACAAGGCGCTGCGTGATCCTTATGACCCGCGGCGGCTGCGCGCCGACTACGACTCCGGTGATCATCTGCATCCCAGTGACAAGGGGTATGCGCGGATGGCGGAGGCCTTTGATCTGGAGAGCCTGAAGGGGTCGGCGCCGGCGGAGCTGTAG
- a CDS encoding ABC transporter permease, whose product MGERSVLLEGLRAYRLIAGMWVRSSMTYRTSFVVTVFGNLMVTGLDFVGILLMFSQVDSLGGWSLPEIAFLYGLSVTAFGIADLVLGSMDVLGARMRDGSFDILLVRPAPVLAQVGADRFALRRLGRITQGSVVLGWALVSVDVDWSAPKALLVPVMVVSGAAIFSAVFVAGAAFQIFAQDAAEVQNAFTYGGTTLLQYPPTVFGKDLVRGVTFMLPLAFVNWVPAAYVLGRPYPLDLPRWASFASPLVAVACCALAGMAWRVGLRSYRSTGS is encoded by the coding sequence GTGGGTGAGCGGAGCGTCCTGCTGGAGGGGCTGCGGGCCTACCGGCTGATCGCCGGGATGTGGGTGCGGTCCAGCATGACCTACCGCACCTCCTTCGTCGTCACGGTGTTCGGCAACCTGATGGTGACCGGCCTGGACTTCGTGGGGATCCTGCTGATGTTCTCGCAGGTCGACTCGCTGGGCGGCTGGTCGCTGCCCGAGATCGCCTTCCTGTACGGGCTGTCGGTGACGGCGTTCGGGATCGCCGACCTGGTGCTGGGCTCGATGGACGTCCTGGGCGCCCGGATGCGCGACGGCTCGTTCGACATCCTGCTCGTGCGTCCCGCGCCGGTGCTCGCCCAGGTCGGCGCCGACCGCTTCGCGCTGCGCCGCCTGGGCCGGATCACCCAGGGGTCGGTGGTCCTGGGCTGGGCACTGGTCTCGGTCGACGTCGACTGGAGTGCGCCGAAGGCGCTGCTGGTGCCGGTGATGGTGGTCAGCGGCGCGGCGATCTTCTCGGCGGTGTTCGTGGCGGGCGCGGCCTTCCAGATCTTCGCCCAGGACGCCGCCGAGGTGCAGAACGCGTTCACGTACGGCGGGACCACGCTGCTCCAGTATCCGCCGACCGTGTTCGGCAAGGACCTGGTGCGCGGCGTGACCTTCATGCTGCCGCTCGCCTTCGTCAACTGGGTCCCCGCCGCCTACGTGCTGGGCCGGCCGTACCCGCTCGACCTGCCCCGGTGGGCGTCCTTCGCGTCGCCGTTGGTGGCGGTGGCCTGCTGCGCGCTGGCGGGGATGGCGTGGCGCGTGGGGCTTCGTTCCTACCGCAGTACAGGGAGTTGA
- a CDS encoding DUF1707 SHOCT-like domain-containing protein, with translation MTDDSVPDLRASDADRERVAEILRDALAEGRLDMAEFEERLDATYQARTYGELAPITRDLPAAGVTAPSVSLTKEGAAGPDWSGRIVGGEGSSTWAVAVMAGFQRKGHWTMPRRFTCLALCGGGEIDLREATFADREVEINAIAIMGGIDVIVPPGVEVVVRGIGVMGGFDHQEEGVPGVPGAPRVIITGFALWGGVGVQRKLTRAEKRRLREERRQLDG, from the coding sequence ATGACCGACGACTCAGTCCCGGACCTCCGCGCCTCCGACGCCGACCGTGAACGGGTCGCCGAGATCCTGCGGGACGCCCTCGCGGAGGGCCGTCTCGACATGGCGGAGTTCGAGGAGCGGCTGGACGCGACGTACCAGGCGCGGACGTACGGCGAACTGGCGCCGATCACCCGGGACCTGCCGGCCGCGGGCGTCACGGCGCCCTCCGTGTCACTGACCAAGGAGGGCGCCGCCGGCCCGGACTGGTCCGGGCGGATCGTCGGCGGTGAGGGATCCTCGACGTGGGCCGTCGCCGTGATGGCTGGCTTCCAGCGCAAGGGGCACTGGACGATGCCCCGGCGGTTCACCTGCCTCGCCCTGTGCGGCGGCGGGGAGATCGACCTGCGCGAGGCGACCTTCGCGGACCGCGAGGTCGAGATCAACGCGATCGCGATCATGGGCGGGATCGACGTCATCGTCCCGCCCGGCGTCGAGGTCGTCGTCCGCGGCATCGGCGTCATGGGCGGCTTCGACCACCAGGAGGAGGGCGTCCCCGGCGTCCCCGGCGCCCCCCGCGTCATCATCACCGGCTTCGCTCTCTGGGGCGGCGTCGGAGTCCAGCGAAAGCTGACCCGTGCGGAGAAGCGGCGGCTCCGCGAGGAACGCCGCCAGCTGGACGGCTAG
- a CDS encoding DUF445 domain-containing protein, with the protein MERTKVEEKVGVRGQHARPGAITNRAMTAFSPADEEKQRGVRRMKLTATGLLLFVAVVYVLAKWAQNSGAGPWAGYVAAASEAGMVGALADWFAVTALFRHPLGIPIPHTAIIPTKKDQLGVSLGEFVGENFLSEDVVRQRLRAVGIGSRLGAWLAVPEHADRVTAELSTALRGALTVLRDSDVQAVVGEAITRRAGAQEIGPGIGKMLEKVVADGGHKRVVDLVVTRAHDWLVLHRDEVMDAVEGGAPGWTPRFVDRKVGERVYKELLRFATEMRDMPAHPARGALDRFLTDFASDLQSDTDTRARIERLKGEVLGRGEVQDLIASAWTAVRSMIVAAAEDERSELRLRVRASLLSLGSRMAAERKVQDKVDKWVEDAAVYVVTTYRKEITSLITDTVASWDAEHTTRKIEANIGRDLQFIRINGTVVGSLAGLLIYTVSHALGA; encoded by the coding sequence ATGGAACGTACGAAAGTGGAAGAAAAGGTCGGTGTCCGGGGGCAGCATGCCCGCCCGGGCGCCATCACGAACCGTGCGATGACGGCCTTCAGCCCGGCGGACGAGGAGAAACAGCGCGGCGTTCGCCGCATGAAACTCACCGCCACCGGGCTCCTGCTGTTCGTGGCCGTGGTCTACGTCCTCGCCAAGTGGGCCCAGAACTCCGGCGCCGGGCCCTGGGCGGGTTATGTCGCCGCGGCCTCCGAGGCGGGCATGGTCGGCGCGCTCGCCGACTGGTTCGCCGTCACCGCACTCTTCCGCCACCCCCTCGGCATCCCCATCCCGCACACCGCGATCATCCCCACCAAGAAGGACCAGCTCGGCGTCTCCCTCGGTGAGTTCGTCGGGGAGAACTTCCTCTCCGAGGACGTCGTGCGGCAGCGGCTGCGCGCCGTCGGCATCGGCAGCCGCCTCGGCGCCTGGCTCGCCGTCCCCGAGCACGCCGACCGCGTCACCGCGGAGCTGTCCACCGCCCTGCGCGGCGCCCTGACCGTCCTGCGCGACTCCGACGTCCAGGCCGTGGTCGGCGAGGCGATCACGCGCCGCGCAGGCGCCCAGGAGATCGGGCCCGGCATCGGCAAGATGCTGGAGAAGGTCGTCGCCGACGGCGGCCACAAACGGGTCGTCGACCTGGTCGTCACCCGCGCGCACGACTGGCTGGTGCTGCACCGCGACGAGGTCATGGACGCCGTGGAAGGCGGCGCCCCCGGCTGGACGCCGCGCTTCGTCGACCGCAAGGTCGGCGAGCGCGTCTACAAGGAACTGCTGCGCTTCGCCACCGAGATGCGCGACATGCCCGCCCATCCCGCCCGCGGCGCCCTCGACCGCTTCCTCACCGACTTCGCCTCCGACCTCCAGTCCGACACCGACACCCGCGCCCGCATCGAGCGGCTCAAGGGCGAGGTGCTGGGCCGCGGCGAGGTCCAGGACCTCATCGCCAGCGCCTGGACGGCCGTACGATCCATGATCGTCGCGGCTGCGGAGGACGAGCGCAGCGAGCTGCGGCTGCGCGTACGGGCCTCCCTGCTGTCGCTGGGCTCCCGGATGGCGGCCGAGCGCAAGGTGCAGGACAAGGTCGACAAGTGGGTGGAGGACGCGGCCGTGTACGTCGTCACCACCTACCGCAAGGAGATCACCTCCCTCATCACGGACACGGTGGCGAGCTGGGACGCCGAGCACACCACGAGGAAGATCGAGGCGAACATCGGCCGCGACCTGCAGTTCATCCGGATCAACGGCACGGTGGTCGGCTCGCTGGCCGGCCTGCTGATCTACACGGTGTCGCACGCGCTGGGGGCGTGA
- a CDS encoding ABC transporter permease, with protein MGSGRLYATVAAGSFRRYATYRAATVAGVFTNTVFGLILVYTYLALWDERPHLGGYDQAQAVTYVWLGQCLYATLAIQGGGAEKDLMERIRTGEIAVDLYRPADLQLWWLAGDVGRALFQMLGRGVIPFAFGAVFFPMALPTSVTPWAAFVVALLLATVVSFAIRYLAALSVFWLMDGMGVNQVVMITGIFFSGMVLPLNAFPGVFGDIVRVLPWAAQIQMPADVLMGETDPLGAFVFQAAWAVALLAAGRLLQSAATRRVVVQGG; from the coding sequence GTGGGCTCGGGACGGTTGTACGCGACCGTCGCGGCGGGGAGCTTCCGGCGGTACGCGACGTATCGGGCGGCCACGGTGGCCGGGGTGTTCACCAACACGGTCTTCGGCCTCATCCTCGTCTACACGTACCTGGCGCTGTGGGACGAGAGACCGCATCTCGGAGGGTACGACCAGGCGCAGGCCGTGACGTATGTGTGGCTGGGACAGTGCCTCTACGCGACGCTGGCCATCCAGGGCGGCGGCGCCGAGAAGGACCTGATGGAGCGGATCCGCACCGGCGAGATCGCCGTCGACCTGTACCGGCCGGCCGATCTCCAGCTGTGGTGGCTGGCGGGCGACGTGGGGCGGGCGCTGTTCCAGATGCTGGGCCGCGGCGTCATCCCGTTCGCGTTCGGCGCGGTCTTCTTTCCCATGGCGCTGCCGACGTCGGTCACCCCCTGGGCGGCCTTCGTGGTCGCGCTCCTGCTGGCGACGGTCGTCAGCTTCGCGATCCGCTACCTGGCGGCCCTGAGTGTGTTCTGGCTCATGGACGGCATGGGCGTCAACCAGGTCGTGATGATCACGGGGATCTTCTTCTCGGGCATGGTGCTGCCGCTGAACGCCTTCCCGGGCGTGTTCGGCGACATCGTGCGCGTGCTGCCGTGGGCGGCGCAGATCCAGATGCCTGCGGACGTGCTGATGGGGGAGACCGACCCGCTCGGGGCGTTCGTCTTCCAGGCGGCGTGGGCGGTGGCGCTGCTGGCGGCGGGGCGGCTGTTGCAGTCGGCCGCGACGCGGCGGGTGGTGGTGCAGGGTGGGTGA
- a CDS encoding Hsp20/alpha crystallin family protein has protein sequence MLMRTDPFRELDRLTQQVFGPATRPSAMAMDAYRSGDDFFVHFDLPGIDPETIELDVERNVLNVRAERRSPAPEGAELLVAERPAGSFTRQLFLGDTLDTERIDASYEAGVLTLRIPVAEQAKPRRIQITGGDKPRQLSG, from the coding sequence ATGCTCATGCGCACGGACCCCTTCCGTGAACTCGACCGGCTCACCCAGCAGGTCTTCGGCCCCGCCACCCGCCCGTCGGCGATGGCGATGGATGCCTACCGCTCCGGGGACGACTTCTTCGTCCACTTCGACCTCCCCGGCATCGACCCCGAGACGATCGAGCTGGACGTCGAACGCAACGTCCTGAACGTCCGAGCCGAACGCAGGTCCCCCGCCCCCGAGGGCGCGGAGCTGCTCGTCGCCGAGCGTCCCGCCGGCAGCTTCACCCGCCAGCTCTTCCTCGGCGACACGCTGGACACGGAGCGCATCGACGCCTCGTACGAGGCCGGCGTCCTGACGCTGCGCATCCCGGTGGCCGAGCAGGCCAAGCCGCGCCGCATCCAGATCACGGGCGGCGACAAGCCCAGGCAGCTCAGCGGCTGA
- a CDS encoding alginate lyase family protein — protein MLKAAGAAAGAAGVGVGAGAGTTALAVPASAADSPFAHPGLLHTRSDLDRMAAKVKAGARPYTAGFAKLTANRHAQSGWRANPQATVYRGAGAPQNYAVLYNDIHAAYQNALRYHVSGETAHADTAVAILNAWSGKLTSVQGSADRFLAAGLYGYQFANAAELVRDHGDFALGRAQELMRNVFHPLSDSFLEHHNNAVVTNYWPNWDLTAIACVLATGIFCDDRAVVDRAVEYFKHGDGMGSVKHAIPVVHDDGLAEWVEAGRDQGHALLGVGLMGTVCEMAWNQGIDLYGYDDSRFLKGAQYVAKWSLGGEVAYTANTRRKGAIGGWSGSETATGAAGVDPAMTRPIWAMIANHYTKRRGLSASYVTRAAAKAAPEGGGGDYGPNSGGYDQLGFGTLAFTRDRVEGAAGGAPSAGPSGAASGGGARPQGAVSASASPAGNRDLAATGAEDLVGWAAAAGVSAVASGLLLLRRRGGAAE, from the coding sequence ATGTTGAAGGCCGCGGGCGCGGCAGCCGGAGCCGCCGGTGTCGGCGTGGGCGCCGGCGCCGGTACGACCGCGCTGGCCGTCCCGGCCTCCGCCGCCGACTCCCCCTTCGCTCACCCCGGGCTGCTGCACACCCGTAGCGACCTGGACCGTATGGCGGCCAAGGTGAAGGCGGGCGCGAGACCCTATACGGCCGGGTTCGCCAAGCTCACCGCCAACCGGCACGCGCAGAGCGGCTGGCGGGCCAATCCGCAGGCCACGGTGTACCGGGGGGCGGGTGCGCCCCAGAACTACGCGGTCCTCTACAACGACATCCACGCCGCGTACCAGAACGCCCTGCGGTACCACGTCAGCGGCGAGACCGCGCACGCCGACACCGCGGTGGCGATCCTCAACGCCTGGTCGGGGAAGCTGACGTCGGTCCAGGGCTCCGCGGACCGGTTCCTGGCCGCCGGGCTGTACGGCTACCAGTTCGCCAACGCCGCCGAACTCGTACGCGACCACGGTGACTTCGCGCTCGGGCGGGCGCAGGAGCTGATGCGGAACGTCTTCCATCCGCTCAGCGACAGTTTCCTCGAGCATCACAACAACGCCGTCGTCACCAACTACTGGCCGAACTGGGACCTGACGGCCATCGCCTGTGTGCTCGCCACCGGCATCTTCTGCGACGACCGTGCCGTGGTCGACCGGGCTGTCGAGTACTTCAAGCACGGGGACGGCATGGGGTCCGTCAAGCACGCCATTCCCGTCGTGCACGACGACGGGCTCGCCGAGTGGGTCGAGGCCGGGCGGGACCAGGGGCACGCGCTGCTCGGCGTCGGACTGATGGGCACCGTGTGCGAGATGGCGTGGAACCAGGGGATCGATCTGTACGGGTACGACGACAGCCGGTTCCTCAAGGGGGCGCAGTACGTGGCGAAGTGGAGTCTGGGCGGGGAGGTGGCGTATACGGCCAATACGCGGAGGAAGGGGGCGATCGGGGGGTGGTCGGGGAGTGAGACCGCGACCGGGGCCGCGGGTGTTGATCCGGCCATGACCCGTCCGATCTGGGCGATGATCGCGAACCACTACACCAAGCGGCGGGGGCTGTCGGCGTCGTATGTGACGCGTGCGGCGGCCAAGGCCGCACCGGAGGGTGGGGGTGGGGACTATGGGCCCAACAGTGGGGGTTACGACCAGCTTGGTTTCGGGACTCTGGCCTTCACTCGGGATCGGGTGGAGGGGGCGGCTGGCGGGGCGCCGAGTGCGGGTCCGTCCGGGGCTGCCTCGGGTGGGGGTGCGCGGCCACAGGGGGCCGTGAGCGCCTCGGCTTCACCCGCCGGGAATCGTGACCTGGCTGCTACGGGAGCCGAGGATCTGGTCGGCTGGGCCGCCGCGGCGGGGGTTTCCGCTGTCGCGAGTGGGTTGCTGTTGCTGCGGCGGCGGGGTGGGGCCGCCGAGTAG
- a CDS encoding MFS transporter — protein MTTAQAGTGRTVTTDIPARLDRLPWSRWHWTIVFGLGTVWILDGLEVTVVGNIASRLSEPGSGLPITSGEVTGLAAALYVAGACSGALFWGRLTDKWGRKKLFMITLAVYLGATALTAIAFDTWWFFLFRFLTGFGIGGEYAAINSAIDELIPKEYRGRVDLMINGSFWLGAVGGSLLSIVALDTDIFAANVGWRLTFALGAVLALVILLVRRHVPESPRWLLIHGRDDEAERIVSSIEREVEQEKGEPLPRPEGEITIHQRRSVSFLEIGRTVFSDYRRRAILGFSLFIGQAFLYNAITFGFGAILTTFYDVPSGSTGYYFAVIALGNFFGPLLLGKLFDTVGRRVMISGTYLLSGLFLFGTAWLFDQGSLSASTLTACWCVVLFFASAGASSAYLTVSEVFPMETRAMSIAFFYAIGTAAGGISGPLLFADLTGTGKVGDTVLAFQIGAALMCLAGLAAAILAVRAERRSLEDIATPLTAAEDQTGPTGRGKEDGAYASGSGSGATGSRTATT, from the coding sequence ATGACCACCGCACAAGCCGGGACCGGCCGAACCGTGACCACCGACATACCCGCCCGCCTCGACCGCCTCCCGTGGTCACGCTGGCACTGGACGATCGTCTTCGGACTCGGCACCGTGTGGATCCTCGACGGCCTCGAAGTCACCGTCGTCGGCAACATCGCCAGCCGCCTGTCGGAGCCCGGCAGCGGCCTGCCCATCACCTCCGGCGAGGTCACCGGCCTCGCGGCCGCCCTGTACGTGGCGGGAGCCTGCTCGGGCGCGCTCTTCTGGGGCCGCCTGACCGACAAGTGGGGCCGCAAAAAACTCTTCATGATCACGCTGGCGGTCTACCTCGGCGCCACCGCCCTGACCGCGATCGCCTTCGACACCTGGTGGTTCTTCCTCTTCCGCTTCCTCACCGGCTTCGGCATCGGCGGCGAGTACGCGGCGATCAACTCCGCGATCGACGAACTGATCCCCAAGGAGTACCGCGGCCGCGTCGACCTGATGATCAACGGCAGCTTCTGGCTGGGCGCGGTCGGCGGCTCCCTCCTGTCGATCGTCGCGCTGGACACGGACATCTTCGCCGCGAACGTCGGCTGGCGCCTCACCTTCGCGCTCGGCGCGGTCCTGGCCCTGGTGATCCTCCTGGTCCGCCGGCACGTCCCGGAGAGCCCCCGCTGGCTGCTGATCCACGGCCGCGACGACGAGGCGGAACGCATCGTCTCCTCGATCGAGCGCGAGGTCGAGCAGGAGAAGGGCGAACCGCTGCCGCGCCCGGAGGGCGAGATCACCATCCACCAGCGCCGCAGCGTCTCCTTCCTGGAAATCGGCCGCACGGTCTTCTCCGACTACCGCCGCCGCGCCATCCTCGGCTTCTCCCTCTTCATCGGCCAGGCCTTCCTCTACAACGCCATCACTTTCGGCTTCGGCGCGATCCTGACGACGTTCTACGACGTCCCGAGCGGCAGCACCGGCTACTACTTCGCGGTCATCGCACTCGGCAACTTCTTCGGCCCGCTGCTGCTCGGCAAGCTCTTCGACACGGTGGGCCGCCGGGTGATGATCTCCGGCACCTACCTGCTGTCCGGCCTGTTCCTCTTCGGCACGGCCTGGCTCTTCGACCAGGGCTCCCTGAGCGCGAGCACGCTGACGGCCTGCTGGTGCGTGGTGCTGTTCTTCGCCTCGGCGGGCGCGTCCAGCGCCTACCTGACGGTCTCCGAGGTCTTCCCGATGGAGACCCGCGCCATGTCCATCGCCTTCTTCTACGCCATCGGCACGGCGGCCGGCGGCATCAGCGGCCCGCTCCTCTTCGCCGACCTCACCGGCACGGGCAAGGTCGGCGACACGGTCCTCGCCTTCCAGATCGGCGCGGCGCTGATGTGCCTGGCGGGCCTGGCAGCGGCGATCCTCGCGGTGCGAGCGGAACGGCGTTCCCTGGAGGACATCGCCACGCCGCTCACGGCGGCGGAGGATCAGACGGGGCCGACGGGTCGAGGCAAGGAAGACGGCGCGTACGCCTCCGGCTCCGGCTCGGGCGCGACGGGGTCGAGGACGGCGACGACGTAG